A genomic stretch from Polyangium spumosum includes:
- a CDS encoding nitrilase-related carbon-nitrogen hydrolase yields MARKVIGGLIQCGNALNDPGASVLQIRDAMFEKHLPFIEEAGKKGVQILCLQEVFNTPYFCPSQDAKWCDTAEEVPGPTVARLSEYAKKYQMAMVIPVYERVQAGVYYNTAAVVDADGTYLGKYRKNHIPQTNGFWEKYFFKPGNLGYPTFQTRYAKIGVYICYDRHFPEGARLLGLNGAEIVFNPSATVAGLSQYLWKLEQPAHAVANGYYIAASNRVGTEPPWNIGKFYGTSYFCDPRGNMLAVGSEDKDELVVAEMDLDLIEEVRRTWQFYRDRRPETYEDMVKLLP; encoded by the coding sequence ATGGCCAGGAAAGTCATCGGCGGGCTCATCCAGTGCGGTAACGCGCTCAATGATCCGGGCGCCTCGGTGCTCCAGATCCGCGACGCGATGTTCGAGAAGCACCTGCCGTTCATCGAGGAGGCTGGCAAGAAGGGCGTGCAGATCCTCTGCTTGCAGGAGGTCTTCAACACGCCGTATTTCTGCCCCTCGCAGGACGCGAAATGGTGCGACACGGCCGAGGAGGTCCCCGGCCCGACGGTCGCGCGGCTCAGCGAGTACGCGAAGAAGTACCAGATGGCGATGGTCATCCCCGTCTACGAGCGCGTGCAGGCCGGCGTGTATTACAACACGGCCGCCGTCGTCGACGCGGACGGGACGTACCTCGGCAAGTACCGGAAGAACCACATCCCGCAGACGAACGGCTTCTGGGAGAAGTATTTCTTCAAGCCGGGCAACCTCGGGTATCCGACGTTCCAGACGCGGTACGCGAAGATCGGCGTCTACATCTGCTACGACCGCCATTTCCCCGAGGGCGCGCGCCTGCTCGGCCTGAACGGGGCCGAGATCGTCTTCAACCCCTCGGCGACCGTGGCGGGGTTGTCCCAGTACCTCTGGAAGCTCGAGCAGCCCGCGCACGCCGTGGCGAACGGGTATTACATCGCGGCGTCGAACCGCGTCGGCACCGAGCCTCCGTGGAACATCGGCAAGTTCTACGGGACGAGTTATTTCTGCGATCCTCGGGGCAACATGCTCGCCGTCGGCAGCGAGGACAAGGACGAGCTCGTCGTCGCGGAGATGGACCTCGACCTCATCGAGGAGGTGCGGCGCACCTGGCAGTTCTACCGCGACCGCAGGCCCGAGACGTACGAGGACATGGTCAAGCTCTTGCCCTGA
- a CDS encoding FAD-dependent oxidoreductase, with amino-acid sequence MKHNSPHIPDVEGDRLEVLYEDKKPPYDDAEAIAEANRCLYCVDAPCIKACPTAIDIPTFIRKIGTGNVKGAARTILTQNLLGKSCGQVCPVEVLCAGACVYNDWSRDPIKIGRLQRYAVEKAIAEDPQLFAPKPSTGKRIALVGAGPASIAAAGWLALEGHAAAIYEKKFLPGGLNTLGIAPYKMKVEEALQEVTWVLSLGNVELYEGVEIVAVSGSPDEVSASALLDQYDAVFLGLGLGPDSRLKIPGEDGGGVVGATHLIERLKADPTLRFKGVDRVVVVGGGNTAVDIAHELALLGIDTTMVYRGGDHEMSAYEHELASGKVDGMKVLCERQPVAVLRDNVGKVIGVRVVRTEDKKPVPGAEEDLKADMVVVAVGQSRMTEVARSFPGVELDMRGRVIVDPKTGRTGNPKVWSAGDCVNGGKEVVNAVAEAKIAVTSMHAFLTGGA; translated from the coding sequence ATGAAACACAATTCGCCGCACATCCCGGACGTCGAGGGGGATAGGCTCGAGGTCCTCTACGAGGACAAGAAGCCGCCCTACGACGACGCCGAGGCCATCGCCGAAGCGAACCGTTGCCTGTATTGCGTGGACGCGCCGTGCATCAAGGCTTGCCCGACCGCGATCGACATCCCCACGTTCATTCGCAAGATCGGCACGGGGAACGTGAAGGGCGCGGCGCGCACGATTCTCACGCAGAACCTGCTCGGCAAGTCCTGCGGGCAGGTTTGTCCGGTGGAGGTCCTCTGCGCAGGCGCCTGCGTGTACAACGACTGGAGTCGTGATCCGATCAAGATCGGGCGTCTGCAACGGTACGCGGTGGAGAAGGCGATCGCCGAGGATCCGCAGCTTTTTGCGCCGAAGCCCTCGACGGGCAAGCGGATCGCGCTCGTCGGCGCGGGCCCGGCGAGCATCGCGGCGGCCGGCTGGCTCGCGCTCGAGGGGCACGCGGCGGCCATTTACGAGAAGAAGTTCCTGCCGGGCGGGCTCAATACGCTGGGAATCGCGCCCTACAAGATGAAGGTCGAGGAGGCGCTCCAGGAGGTCACCTGGGTGCTCTCGCTCGGCAACGTGGAGCTCTACGAGGGCGTGGAGATCGTCGCCGTCTCGGGCTCGCCCGACGAGGTCTCGGCCTCGGCGCTGCTCGACCAGTACGACGCGGTCTTCCTCGGCCTCGGCCTCGGCCCGGATTCGCGGCTGAAGATCCCCGGCGAGGACGGCGGCGGCGTGGTTGGCGCGACGCACCTCATCGAGCGGCTCAAGGCCGACCCGACGCTCCGCTTCAAGGGCGTCGATCGGGTCGTCGTCGTCGGCGGCGGCAACACCGCCGTCGACATCGCGCACGAGCTCGCGCTGCTCGGCATCGACACGACGATGGTGTATCGCGGCGGCGACCACGAGATGTCTGCGTACGAGCACGAGCTCGCGAGCGGCAAGGTCGACGGCATGAAGGTCCTCTGCGAGCGCCAGCCGGTCGCGGTTTTACGGGACAATGTCGGCAAGGTCATCGGCGTCCGGGTGGTCCGGACCGAGGACAAGAAGCCCGTCCCTGGCGCCGAGGAGGATCTCAAGGCGGACATGGTGGTCGTCGCGGTGGGGCAGAGCCGCATGACCGAGGTCGCGCGCTCGTTCCCGGGCGTCGAGCTCGACATGCGCGGCCGGGTCATCGTCGATCCGAAGACGGGTCGCACCGGAAACCCCAAGGTCTGGAGCGCCGGTGATTGCGTCAACGGCGGCAAGGAGGTCGTGAACGCGGTCGCCGAGGCGAAGATCGCGGTCACGAGCATGCACGCGTTCCTCACGGGCGGAGCCTGA
- the hydA gene encoding dihydropyrimidinase: MGILIKNGEIVTASDKFVGDVYCDGDKIVAVGSGLVKQGADDVVIDASGQLVFPGGIDAHVHMELPFMGTESSDDFETGTAAGVAGGTTSIIDFVIPARGQHLLDGLAMWKEKAKKSVADYAFHMAVTWWGDRTKSEMEQCVREEGIPSFKTFMAYRGAIGVDDVELIQVMQTAKDLGALVTVHAEHGDVVVALQKKLVAEGKLDPKYHALSRPAPVEGEATNRAIMMARLIGEPIYIVHLTCREALDAVMDARRRGQVVLAETCPQYLLLDDSVYDKPDFEGAAYVMSPPIRPKGHQEALWAGIGSGLIQVVATDHCPFNQVGQKDMGRENFTKIPNGAAGIENRLGLLWTYGVEAGRIDVNRFVDLFSTQPAKIFGLYPRKGTIVPGADADLVIFDPKGSGVISAKTHHHRCDRNIFEGFEVKGKVTQTIVHGRVQYKDGKLDVVRGAGRYLPRKLESFPVPVREAR; encoded by the coding sequence ATGGGCATCCTGATCAAGAACGGCGAGATCGTCACCGCGTCCGATAAGTTTGTCGGTGACGTATACTGCGATGGCGACAAGATCGTGGCGGTCGGGTCCGGGCTCGTGAAGCAGGGCGCGGACGACGTCGTCATCGACGCCTCGGGCCAGCTCGTCTTCCCGGGCGGCATCGACGCGCACGTGCACATGGAGCTGCCCTTCATGGGCACGGAGAGCTCCGACGATTTCGAAACGGGCACGGCGGCGGGCGTCGCCGGCGGCACCACGTCGATCATCGATTTCGTCATCCCGGCGCGCGGCCAGCATCTGCTCGACGGTCTCGCCATGTGGAAGGAGAAGGCGAAGAAGTCCGTCGCCGATTACGCCTTCCACATGGCGGTCACCTGGTGGGGCGACCGCACGAAATCCGAGATGGAGCAATGCGTTCGCGAGGAGGGCATCCCCTCCTTCAAGACGTTCATGGCCTATCGCGGCGCGATCGGCGTCGACGACGTCGAGCTCATCCAGGTCATGCAGACGGCGAAGGACCTCGGCGCGCTCGTCACGGTGCACGCCGAGCACGGCGACGTCGTCGTCGCTTTGCAGAAGAAGCTCGTGGCCGAGGGCAAGCTCGATCCGAAATACCATGCCCTCTCGCGCCCCGCGCCCGTCGAGGGCGAGGCGACGAACCGCGCGATCATGATGGCCCGTTTGATCGGCGAGCCGATCTACATCGTGCACCTCACGTGCCGCGAGGCGCTCGACGCCGTCATGGACGCGCGGAGGCGCGGCCAGGTCGTGCTGGCGGAGACCTGCCCGCAATACCTGCTCCTCGACGACTCGGTCTACGACAAGCCCGATTTCGAGGGCGCGGCGTACGTCATGAGCCCGCCGATCCGGCCGAAGGGGCACCAGGAGGCGCTCTGGGCCGGCATTGGCTCGGGGCTCATCCAGGTCGTCGCGACGGACCATTGCCCGTTCAACCAGGTCGGCCAGAAGGACATGGGCCGGGAGAATTTCACGAAGATCCCGAACGGCGCCGCGGGCATCGAGAACCGCCTCGGCCTGCTCTGGACTTACGGCGTCGAGGCGGGCCGCATCGACGTGAACCGGTTCGTCGATCTCTTCTCCACGCAGCCGGCGAAGATCTTCGGCCTCTATCCGCGCAAGGGCACCATCGTGCCGGGCGCCGACGCCGACCTCGTGATCTTCGATCCGAAGGGCAGCGGCGTGATCTCGGCGAAGACGCACCACCACCGTTGTGATCGCAACATCTTCGAGGGATTCGAGGTCAAGGGCAAGGTGACGCAGACCATCGTCCACGGCCGCGTCCAGTACAAGGACGGCAAGCTCGACGTCGTCCGCGGGGCGGGCCGTTATCTCCCGCGCAAGCTCGAATCGTTCCCGGTGCCCGTGAGGGAGGCTCGATGA